A genomic region of Aspergillus oryzae RIB40 DNA, chromosome 1 contains the following coding sequences:
- a CDS encoding S-(hydroxymethyl)glutathione dehydrogenase/class III alcohol dehydrogenase (alcohol dehydrogenase, class III), translating to MSSTVGKAAIAWAAGEPFSVEDVEVAPPKAHEVRIKIIHTGVCHTDAYTLSGKDPEGAFPVILGHEGSGIVESVGEGVTTVKPGDQVIALYTPECGECKFCKSRKTNLCQKIRTTQGKGVMPDGTSRFRARGKDILHYMGTSTFSQYTVVADISVVAVTTKAPTDRACLLGCGITTGYGAATVTANVEQGSNIAVFGAGCIGLSVIEGAVKNKAGKIIVVDVNDGKEQWARKFGATHFINPTKVKNGKTIQEELIELTDGGCDYTFDCTGNVGVMRAALESCHKGWGESIIIGVAAAGQEISTRPFQLVTGRVWRGCAFGGIKGRSQLPGLVDDYVAGYLKVDDYITHRESLGTINTAFQHMKSGDCIRCVLDMKV from the exons ATGTCGAGTACCGTTGGTAAA GCTGCTATCGCTTGGGCTGCCGGCGAACCATTCtctgttgaggatgttgaagttgCCCCTCCGAAGGCCCATGAAGTTCGGATTAAGATTATCCACACGGGTGTTTGTCACACGG ATGCCTACACTCTGTCTGGTAAAGACCCCGAGGGAGCCTTCCCTGTTATCCTGGGCCACGAGGGCTCCGGTATCGTCGAGTCCGTTGGTGAGGGCGTAACCACCGTCAAGCCCGGCGATCAAGTGATCGCGCTCTA TACCCCAGAATGTGGCGAGTGCAAGTTCTGCAAGTCTAGGAAGACCAACCTGTGCCAAAAGATCCGTACCACGCAGGGTAAAGGAGTGATGCCCGACGGAACGTCTCGCTTCAGAGCACGCGGCAAAGATATCCTGCACTACATGGGAACGTCGACCTTCTCTCAGTATACCGTTGTGGCCGATATCTCGGTCGTGGCTGTTACAACGAAAGCACCGACAGATCGTGCCTGTCTGTTGGGCTGTGGCATTACTACTGGATATGGTGCTGCCACCGTCACCGCCAATGTAGAGCAGGGATCTAATATCGCCGTGTTTGGCGCTGGGTGTATTGGTTTGTCGGTGATTGAGGGCGCGGTGAAGAACAAAGCGGGTAAGATTATTGTGGTTGATGTCAATGATGGTAAGGAGCAGTGGGCGCGCAAATTTGGCGCGACGCATTTTATAAACCCCACCAAGGTCAAGAACGGGAAGACTATTCAGGAGGAACTGATCGAGCTCACTGATGGAGGATGTGATTATACCTTCGACTGTACTGGAAATGTGGGTGTGATGCGTGCTGCTCTTGAATCCTGCCATAAGGGCTGGGGTGAGAGTATTATTATCGGTGTTGCTGCGGCTGGCCAGGAAATCTCCACTCGGC CATTCCAACTAGTGACCGGCCGGGTGTGGAGGGGTTGCGCATTCGGTGGTATCAAGGGTCGATCTCAGCTCCCTGGTCTTGTCGATGACTACGTCGCCGGCTACCTCAAGGTGGATGATTACATCACTCATCGGGAGTCACTGGGGACCATCAATACTGCTTTCCAGCATATGAAGAGTGGTGACTGTATTCGGTGTGTGTTGGATATGAAAGTGTAA
- a CDS encoding uncharacterized protein (NADH-dehydrogenase (ubiquinone)), with translation MSSKEKVVIIGGGWGGYRLGYGIDHRKYDITLIAPDNTSAVTPLLASAACGLFDPRLAHEPIRRKDFHAKYIKAFVVDIDFSRQVLVCQPAFEELKEDRFEVSYDRVILTPGCRSNTFGIPGVAENAIFVKTVANANTVRTRLNDILEMASLPGISEARQRQLLHIVIVGGGPTGIEVAAELTDLFEGDLGILFPHLKGLTSVSVIDVAPQILAPFDQRLSEYACSALKTNKVKVKLNCHIVNVTKDTIETRESGITGYGMLIWATGNRSIPLVDQLQLRKTEHGLVRILTDDHLNVFSPDGNVIPNVFAMGDAADIEGGTLPTTAEVAIQKADYLIRLFNSGLKDTRPFKYQQRSLVTYTGAWDGVVQGQREYTGYGAWLSWRSGNFFWTRSWRRRVLMCYAWFMDWLDGREIIRN, from the coding sequence ATGTCtagcaaggaaaaggtagTTATCATTGGCGGTGGATGGGGTGGTTATCGACTTGGATACGGCATCGACCACCGAAAATACGATATCACCCTCATTGCGCCGGACAACACGTCTGCCGTGACTCCCCTCCTCGCCAGTGCGGCCTGTGGGCTGTTTGACCCCCGTCTGGCCCATGAGCCCATCCGGCGGAAGGACTTTCATGCCAAATACATCAAGGCCTTCGTGGTCGACATCGACTTCAGCCGGCAGGTGCTCGTCTGTCAACCCGCATTTGAAGAGCTGAAAGAGGATCGTTTCGAAGTATCTTATGACCGTGTGATCCTCACGCCAGGCTGTCGAAGCAACACCTTCGGTATCCCTGGGGTGGCGGAGAACGCCATCTTTGTCAAGACTGTGGCCAATGCAAATACTGTGCGGACTCGTTTGAATGACATCCTGGAGATGGCTTCATTGCCGGGGATATCGGAGGCGCGCCAGAGGCAGCTGCTCCATATCGTTATTGTTGGCGGCGGTCCGACTGGCATCGAGGTGGCCGCTGAATTAACCGATCTTTTCGAAGGCGATTTGGGAATCTTATTCCCACACCTCAAGGGCCTGACATCCGTTTCGGTGATCGATGTCGCACCCCAGATTCTGGCCCCATTTGACCAAAGGTTATCAGAATACGCTTGCAGCGCATTGAAAAccaacaaggtcaaggtcaagCTGAACTGCCACATTGTCAACGTGACAAAGGACACCATTGAGACCAGGGAATCTGGGATCACTGGCTACGGGATGCTCATTTGGGCCACCGGAAACAGATCAATCCCGCTGGTCGACCAATTGCAACTCCGCAAGACCGAACATGGCCTTGTCCGAATCCTGACAGATGATCATCTTAACGTCTTCTCACCAGATGGCAACGTGATACCGAATGTGTTTGCAATGGGCGATGCGGCAGACATTGAGGGCGGAACACTACCGACAACGGCCGAAGTTGCAATCCAGAAAGCGGATTATCTCATTCGGCTTTTCAACTCTGGTCTCAAGGATACTCGACCATTTAAATATCAGCAGCGGTCACTGGTAACATACACGGGTGCCTGGGACGGTGTGGTGCAAGGGCAGCGCGAGTACACTGGCTACGGTGCATGGCTAAGTTGGAGATCTGGCAACTTCTTCTGGACGCGGTCATGGAGGCGAAGGGTCCTGATGTGCTATGCTTGGTTTATGgattggctggatgggagAGAGATTATTCGCAATTAG